A region from the Diorhabda sublineata isolate icDioSubl1.1 chromosome X, icDioSubl1.1, whole genome shotgun sequence genome encodes:
- the LOC130451194 gene encoding protein CASC3, which translates to MESTISNQARANKERDNDIGNKKETDTALPDDKGSTGNSEYDSADADSYTDEDENQKIRSRASFLDDNSDGESLLLEREEGDGQESVSSKKIDDDEDKKNPQYIPKRGTFYEHDDRTLEDNEVQNEGETDKEKDNKKKVWQDKKERWAHDRYNEPEQAPKSRSELIAIYGYDIRNEEGPPRARRRRKYGRGPNKYTRNWEDEEAYNKPSPVVKRGKKPLNRNNQEEFPPLIKNSSERNENNHKAPNNVKVDQQLPSMKVETWNEAPKEKQIPQSSKSENSQNNASYPDNNNKGQRIGSGRISSSKEPNESEYNGFTTKSRNARNRKATAQKVLPVKNVQKDDFIQSQNFYLSNKNNELEKDMSKLNIEDGNGSKSNFNKGNYNNCNNNQRQSSVPPRLQSEQKGSKRYSSMRQKSLPETTTPPLNNYATTFYPNEFNQQSVPSPTQSILHQSSQILSPTTQVAHVSPLQPTPLPQVPVTAAPLLQAPTFAPQPYAQPPPFIQTPAVAGPTFIPAAPATQLINFVQSQPSFPANFQGYQQPFNSVTPPTELYQPQGGITYYSTDQQITQRQVPQKRPKAAIPIVAPPSYDKKDENSDVQSVNNTQIENTETTVEVHQ; encoded by the exons atggaATCTACGATAAGTAATCAAGCGAGAGCAAATAAAGAACGTGATAATGACATTGGCAACAAG AAAGAAACTGATACCGCTCTTCCTGATGATAAAGGATCAACTGGAAATTCGGAATATGACAGTGCCGATGCAGATAGTTACACTGATGAagatgaaaaccaaaaaatacgTTCCAGGGCTTCTTTTTTAGATGATAATTCTGACGGTGAAAGCCTATTATTAGAACGAGAAGAAGGTGATGGACAGGAAAGTgtttcttcaaagaaaattgatgatgatgaagataaAAAGAATCCACAGTATATTCCAAAGAGAGGAACTTTCTATGAACATGATGATAGAACTTTGGAGGATAA TGAAGTTCAGAATGAAGGGGAAACTGATAAAGAAAAGGACAACAAAAAGAAAGTGTGGCAAGATAAGAAAGAAAGATGGGCTCATGATAGATATAACGAACCAGAACAAGCTCCAAAAAGTAGATCAGAATTAATTGCAATATACGGTTATGATATTAGAAATGAAGAAGGACCACCAAGAGCTAGGAGACGTAGAAAATATgg tcGAGGGCCAAATAAATACACTCGTAATTGGGAGGATGAGGAAGCTTATAACAAACCTTCACCTGTAGTCAAAAGAGGAAAGAAGCCCctaaatagaaataatcaagAAGAATTTCCAccgttaataaaaaattcgtcagagaggaatgaaaataatcataaagCTCCAAACAATGTGAAAGTTGATCAACAACTACCGTCAATGAAAGTCGAAACTtg GAATGAGGCTCCAAAAGAAAAACAGATACCACAATCATCTAAATCGGAGAATTCCCAAAATAATGCAAGTTATCCTGACAACAACAATAAGGGTCAACGTATAGGATCTGGAAGAATTAGTAGTTCAAAAGAACCAAACGAATCTGAGTATAATGGTTTCACAACAAAATCCAGGAATGCCCGAAATAGAAAAGCAACAGCACAAAAAGTTTTGCCAGTTAAGAATGTTCAAAAAGATGATTTCATTCAATCGCAAAACTTTTACCTCAGTAATAAGAATAAT GAGCTAGAGAAGGATATGAGCAAATTGAATATAGAAGATGGGAATGGAagcaaatcaaactttaataaagGAAATTATAACAATTGTAACAATAACCAAAGGCAGAGTAGTGTTCCACCTCGACTTCAATCAGAACAGAAAGGTTCTAAGAGATATAGTTCTATGAGACAGAAAAGTTTACCGGAAACTACCACTCCTCCATTGAATAACTATGCTACAACATTTTATCCAAATG aattcaatCAACAATCTGTTCCATCTCCTACTCAATCAATTTTACACCAATCTTCCCAGATACTTTCCCCTACTACACAAGTAGCTCATGTTTCTCCACTTCAACCGACTCCTTTGCCTCAAGTTCCCGTTACAGCTGCTCCTTTACTTCAAGCTCCTACTTTTGCTCCTCAACCATATGCTCAACCTCCTCCTTTCATACAAACTCCAGCAGTTGCCGGGCCTACGTTTATACCGGCTGCACCCGCAACGCAACTCATCAATTTCGTCCAAAGTCAACCTAGTTTCCCAGCAAATTTCCAAGGATATCAACAACCTTTTAATTCGGTG ACTCCACCGACTGAACTGTATCAACCACAGGGGGGAATAACTTATTACTCAACTGATCAGCAAATTACCCAACGTCAAGTGCCGCAAAAACGCCCCAAAGCAGCAATTCCCATAGTAGCTCCTCCTTCCTatgataaaaaagatgaaaattccGACGTTCAGTCAGTGAATAATACTCAAATTGAAAATACAGAAACAACTGTCGAAGTACATCAATGA